From a single Stomoxys calcitrans chromosome 4, idStoCalc2.1, whole genome shotgun sequence genomic region:
- the LOC106081428 gene encoding microsomal glutathione S-transferase 1-like: MERNETILSLSLLSTDNPVFNCYCFWTSVLVIKMLMMTLLTAFKRFSKKAFVNPEDLKLSKASDVQLNDPDVERVRRAHLNDLESILPYLLIALAYVASGPNATTARILFCLAATGRILHTAVYAFRPVPQPSRAISFFLTFTITIYMAFCVLIKMAKYI, from the exons ATGGAAAGAAACGAAACAATTTTATCTTTAAGTTTGCTTTCAACTGATAATCCagtttttaattgttattgtttttggacCAGTGTTTTGGTGATAAAAATGCTTATGATGACTCTTTTGACGGCATTTAAGCGCTTTTCGAAAAAG gCATTCGTCAATCCGGAAGACTTGAAACTTTCCAAGGCTTCAGATGTCCAGCTAAATGACCCTGATGTTGAACGTGTCAGAAG GGCTCACCTTAACGACTTGGAGAGTATTTTGCCTTACTTGCTGATTGCCTTGGCCTACGTTGCGTCAGGACCCAATGCCACGACAGCTCGAATACTGTTCTGCTTGGCTGCAACAGGTCGCATTTTGCACACAGCGGTGTATGCATTTCGACCAGTGCCTCAGCCATCCAGGGCGATATCATTCTTTCTCACCTTTACCATTACCATCTATATGGCATTTTGTGTATTAATAAAAATGGCAAAATATATCTAA